In Verrucomicrobiota bacterium, the genomic stretch CAGCGCAAAGTAGGGCAGGCAGCCTGCCTGCCCAAATTTAGCGGGAAACTGGCAGTTCAGCCGAGAAGGAGCAAAAAGAAACCTGACAAGAGTCAAATAGTGGGGGCCAGTTCCGTTTGCTCCACGACCAGTTCCTCCTCTTCAAAAAAACGCCGCAGCTCGATCTGCGCGTTCTCAACCGAGTCGGACGCATGGACCAGGTTCTTCATGCTGTCCTCGCCGAGATCGCCGCGGATGGTCCCTTTGGGCGCCTTCCTGGAATCGGTCGGACCGACCATCGCGCGGACCCGCGCCACGCATTGCTCGCCCTGGAGGGCCAGAGCGATCACGGGACCCGATTGCATGTAAGTCGCAAGCCGGGG encodes the following:
- a CDS encoding nucleoside-diphosphate kinase is translated as MDMTLVLLKPDCSERQLVGEIIGRLERSGLRICACKTIRFTPELLRDHYAHVVHLPVYPRLATYMQSGPVIALALQGEQCVARVRAMVGPTDSRKAPKGTIRGDLGEDSMKNLVHASDSVENAQIELRRFFEEEELVVEQTELAPTI